In the Loxodonta africana isolate mLoxAfr1 chromosome 1, mLoxAfr1.hap2, whole genome shotgun sequence genome, one interval contains:
- the CITED2 gene encoding cbp/p300-interacting transactivator 2: MADHMMAMNHGRFPDGTNGLHHHPAHRMGMGQFPSPHHHQQQQPQHAFNALMGEHIHYGAGNLNATSGIRHAMGPGTVNGGHPSSALAPAARFNNSQFMGPPVASQGGSLPASMQLQKLNNQYFNHHPYPHNHYMPDLHPAAGHQMNGTNQHFRDCNPKHSGGSSTPGGSGGGSTPGGSGGTSGGAGSSTSGGGGGNGSSNMPASVAHVPAAMLPPNVIDTDFIDEEVLMSLVIEMGLDRIKELPELWLGQNEFDFMTDFVCKQQPSRVSC; this comes from the coding sequence ATGGCAGACCATATGATGGCCATGAACCACGGGCGCTTCCCCGACGGCACCAACGGGCTGCACCACCACCCTGCCCACCGCATGGGCATGGGGCAGTTCCCGagcccccaccaccaccagcagcagcagccccAACACGCCTTCAACGCCCTCATGGGCGAGCACATACACTACGGCGCGGGGAACCTGAATGCCACTAGCGGCATCAGGCATGCCATGGGGCCGGGGACTGTGAATGGAGGGCACCCCTCGAGCGCGCTGGCCCCAGCGGCCAGGTTTAATAACTCCCAGTTCATGGGCCCCCCGGTGGCCAGCCAGGGAGGCTCCCTGCCGGCCAGCATGCAGCTGCAGAAGCTCAACAACCAGTATTTCAACCACCACCCCTACCCCCACAACCACTACATGCCGGATTTGCACCCTGCTGCAGGCCACCAGATGAACGGGACAAACCAGCACTTCCGAGATTGCAACCCCAAGCACAGCGGCGGCAGCAGCACCCCCGGCGGCTCAGGCGGCGGCAGCACCCCGGGCGGCTCCGGCGGCACCTCGGGCGGCGCCGGCAGCAGCActagcggcggcggcggcggcaacGGCAGCAGCAACATGCCCGCCTCCGTGGCCCACGTCCCTGCTGCAATGCTGCCGCCCAATGTCATAGACACTGATTTCATCGACGAGGAAGTGCTCATgtccttagtgatagaaatgggTTTGGACCGCATCAAGGAGCTGCCCGAACTCTGGCTGGGGCAAAACGAGTTTGATTTTATGACGGACTTCGTTTGCAAACAGCAGCCCAGCAGAGTAAGCTGTTGA